AGGGGCATGATCAGCCGGATTTCAAATTATTGGAGCAATTGCTCGAGGCTAAGGAATCGAACATCCGCGCCTCGGCGACGATGGCGATGCGCTTCGAGCTGTATCAGATGCCGGATACGATGAAGCATCTGCGCAAGTTGATCTTCGATCCGAACATGCGCGTGCGATTGGAAGCGGCGAATGCGCTGAGCTGCATGGATTCCACGGAAGCGGCGGCGCTCATCGTGAAGGCGTCTGAGATGCCGATGGACCTTGGTCTCGCGTATGCAATGGATCGTTGCCTGAATTATCTCAAGCGCTTTGGACCGATTCCGGGTTATGACAACAGCATCTTCGCGGTGAACAAGTTGAACGATGCGGATCTGACGGCAGCGGTGACGAACAAGTGGTCAGCGTTGGTGGGCTTCGAGGCGCTCTCGCGCAATACGGTGAAGGGCGAGGTGCATAATGCGATCATCGAGAAGTTCCAGAAAGAATGGAACACGAGTCGCGCGGCGGTGCTGTTCCAAGTGGCAGACAAGTTGAAGCAACTGGGCAAGCCGGATGTGAGCGGCATCACACGGCGCGTGGCGTCACTGGCGGTGGCAGATTCTGTGCAAGGGCAGGCGGCGTTCACAGCTTACCTGAAGCGCGAAGCAGCAACAACGGATGTGGATTTGCGCCGGGCTTCTTACGCGGGTCTCTTGAACGCGAATGCGGACAAACCGCAGGAGGCGATCAAGCTGGCGGAGTCATTGAAGGAAGTGGATATGTTAATGGCCGGCGCGGCGCTCATCACGGATAATTCTTCGCAGGCGAAGCTGTATCCGACGTTGCTGAACTATATCAAGACGAAGCCGGGCATCACTTCGGAGTCGGTGCGTGATGCGATGAAGGGGGCGTTGCGCGTGGCGGACAAGCGGCCGGAGATATTCGCGACACTCGCGGAGTTGGCGGAGAAGGGCGGGTATGTGAAGCGGCGTGGGGCGATCAGTGCGATGCAGAGCGTGGCGTTCAAGGATTGGCCGAAGGGGTTCGACCAGTATGCGGGACGCTTGAAGATCTCGGGCGAGAAACTGCGCTTGGGCGGTGAGATATTCCGGCGCGAGAACTTCTGCGGGCAATGTCACATGGGCAGCGGTGAAGGTGTGCCGGGCGCGTTCCCGCCTTTGCAGGCGAATCAGTGGGTGGAAGGGGATGTGGATCGCCTGATCAAGGTGGCGTTGCATGGTCTGGAAGGGCCGCTGGAGGTGCATGGCATCGGCTACGATGCGGCGATGCCGCCAATGGGTGGCTTGCTGAACGATGAAGAGATGGCGGCGGTGCTGACCTTCGTGCGCACGTCCTGGGATAACACGGGCAGTGAGATCACGGCGGAACAAGTGGCGAAGGTGCGGGCGAAGTATCCAGATCGCGCGGCGCTGTGGCAGGTGGAAGAGATCGTGAAGGAACATCCGATCGACGGTTGGGCGCCGCCAAAGGCGGCACCGAAGAAGAAGAGCGAGTTTGAGTGAGAAAGACAACCGCCGTGATCGAAAGCTCACGGCGGTTTTTTGTGAGGAGTAATCGAAGAGGGAAAACAGGGGCACCCCTCATCCTCAATCCTTCTCCCCTCCGAGGGGAGAAGGAGGAAAGAGAGCGCGAGTGCATAAGGAGTAATTGTATGAGTTATATCATGGTGGATGTGGAGGCGGATGGGCCGATACCGGGGGATTATTCGATGGTGTGTTTCGGCGCGGTGTTGGTGGCGGGAGATTTGTCGCGGACGTTTTATGGGCGATTGAAACCGGTCTCGGAGAAGCGGATTCCGGAGGCGTTGGCGGTATCAGGGTTTTCGCGGGAGGAGACGATGAAGTTTGAGGAGCCGAAGAAGGTGATGGCTGAGTTTCTTGGATGGTTGAAGGAGAATTCCAAGGGGAAGCCGATGTTTGTCTCGGACAACAACGGGTTCGACTGGCAGTTCATCAACTGGTATTTCCACCATTTCTTGGGCGAGAATCCGTTTGGGTTTTCGTCAACCAACCTGGGCTCGCTTTACAAGGGGATGCAGAAGGATGTGTTCCAGAATTTCAAACATCTGCGGCGGACGACGCACACGCATCATCCGGTGGATGATGCGAAGGGGAATGCAGAGGCGTTGCTGCGGATGAAGGAGATGGGGTTGAAGATTTCATTGGAGTGAGCGCGATGAAGAAGAGATGGAACAAAAGGAATACCGGCACCCCTCATCCTCAATCCTTC
The genomic region above belongs to Verrucomicrobiia bacterium and contains:
- a CDS encoding PVC-type heme-binding CxxCH protein is translated as MKQFTKALMMVALVGGVAQAWALDPNVKEKGHYLSPEESKATMTLPPGYQIELFASEKDFPILNPVAMQFDKQGRLWIANSPTYPHIKPDDKYKDSIVVLEDKDKDGKADSYTVFAENLYVPMGFLLGDGGVYVSEEPNLAFLKDTDGDGKADTRETILHGFGSEDSHHAIHSLQWAPDGSFYMAEGTFLVTNVETPWGPKRVHDSSVIRVKPTRHQVELFGNYGWSNPWGIVFDKWGHPILLDASPGQNYYLPHLMSKFAFEDIADTLEHWGKVKEERLSFFKKGRPNSGAEFVSSHNFPPEVQGTYLNGQCIGFHGIRWITVEESGSGLVTTKTNDLVQARDTNFRPIALQFGPDGALYVCDFYNNVIGHMQYTFRDERRGYSHGRIWRITYKDRPLSKPVAIVGEPVEKLLNLLKDPILRTKYHARRELQERPAKEVLPAVTKWQKSLDAKSPDYDLHRMEAFWITQGHDQPDFKLLEQLLEAKESNIRASATMAMRFELYQMPDTMKHLRKLIFDPNMRVRLEAANALSCMDSTEAAALIVKASEMPMDLGLAYAMDRCLNYLKRFGPIPGYDNSIFAVNKLNDADLTAAVTNKWSALVGFEALSRNTVKGEVHNAIIEKFQKEWNTSRAAVLFQVADKLKQLGKPDVSGITRRVASLAVADSVQGQAAFTAYLKREAATTDVDLRRASYAGLLNANADKPQEAIKLAESLKEVDMLMAGAALITDNSSQAKLYPTLLNYIKTKPGITSESVRDAMKGALRVADKRPEIFATLAELAEKGGYVKRRGAISAMQSVAFKDWPKGFDQYAGRLKISGEKLRLGGEIFRRENFCGQCHMGSGEGVPGAFPPLQANQWVEGDVDRLIKVALHGLEGPLEVHGIGYDAAMPPMGGLLNDEEMAAVLTFVRTSWDNTGSEITAEQVAKVRAKYPDRAALWQVEEIVKEHPIDGWAPPKAAPKKKSEFE
- a CDS encoding 3'-5' exoribonuclease — encoded protein: MSYIMVDVEADGPIPGDYSMVCFGAVLVAGDLSRTFYGRLKPVSEKRIPEALAVSGFSREETMKFEEPKKVMAEFLGWLKENSKGKPMFVSDNNGFDWQFINWYFHHFLGENPFGFSSTNLGSLYKGMQKDVFQNFKHLRRTTHTHHPVDDAKGNAEALLRMKEMGLKISLE